A stretch of DNA from Odocoileus virginianus isolate 20LAN1187 ecotype Illinois chromosome 7, Ovbor_1.2, whole genome shotgun sequence:
CCATTCTGTTGCCTTCCTCCCTCTGCTCATTGTCTAACCAAGGCCAAGGACATTCTATACGGTCTCCATATAGAAACAGGGATTTTGTGTATGGCTTTCAACTGGTTCCATTAAGCAGAAGGATTTCCCTTGTGCAACACACAAGTACCCTTCCACTTTCGTTGACCTTGAGCTGTTCCTTCCATGGGATTGTCTTCAGGGTAGCCTCTCTCAGAGAATTCTCAAGCTCCGAATTTGAAACTTTGGTCAAAGAAACCCTTCTCTCACCCTGTTTCCATAGTTATTTCATGTTCCTAACAAAGAAGGATCTTCAATAGGgatctcatttattttcctgcaAAAAAATTTGTGTCTTGTGGATCTGGCATAAAGCTTGTGAACTACTTCCTGGTTATTGAGATTCCCCTCCAGAAGTTAAGACTTGGTCCCAGAGCTATAACAACCCTTATATGCCAAGCTTTGCTAACCTGTTGGAGGAATGGAATAGAAGGTAGCCCTGGGTGTTGGGGGCAGAGGGTGCAAGAACTTGATATTCTTTTACCCAAAGGTCCTTTAATGAAGTCCAGTGGGTTCACCAAGCCCTGACTCCGGCttactttgttcatttgtttttttagaaaCCCAGATGGAGACAAAAAACCCTGGTGTTTCTTtaaagtaaacaatgcaaaggTGAAATGGGAGTACTGTGATGTCCCCGCCTGCTCTGCCCTAGGTAAGACCTTGGCTGTCCCGAGGTCCGGTAGTGGGGAGGTTGTAGATCTACAGACAGATATTCCTAGAACTCGCTCTCTCTCATACCCCTACCCTCCCTCCAGACCTGCTTCACCATTTGCCATCCTAGTGGCAACCCAACTCCCCGACGCTCTGCTCGCAGGTCGAGCAGACCTGGGCAGCTTTGTAAACTCAGGCCCCCTGGCTCCCAGTTAGTGCATTCAGCAAATACTGATTGAATGTGCCACGTGCCAGGCGCTGTGCCAGGCCTTCAGTTTTCAGTGGTGATCAAACATTGGCTGGGCCTTTACAGCCTCTCAGGATGCAACATGGACTGAGTTCCAGCTTCACGGTCTTTCTGAAACGCTGCCTTGGTCCACTTCTCTACCCACATCTGAAGCTATGCACCCTCCTGCCCTGATCAGTGGAATTACTTCCATGAACAGTTTCATTTTGGGGCCTTTGCTCTGTCCCATATATGCTCTTGTCCATATCTAACCATTCTTTGAGAATCACCCCAAGTAATCACTCCTcctgactcaaatggtaaagaatccacctgcaatgcaggagatctgggttcaatccctgggtcaggaagagcccctggagaagggaatggctacccactctagaattcttgcctggagaatttcatgcacaGAGGATCTTGGTTGGCTATAGTCTgtgggtcacaaacagtctgacAAACGGGGCAACTATCACTTTCAATCACTCCTCCAGAAAATCCTCCATGATCTACCAAGTGAAGTGTTATCTCTCACTCCTTTCAAACCTCATGAAATAGACTGGGCACCACCCATACAACTCTCATTGCTGTTTCCTTTGGTTGACAATTATCTGTGCAAATGTCTCATCTACCCAActcatcccctggaggaggaaatggcaacccactctagtgtacttgcctggaaaatcccatggacagaggaacttggtgggccacagtccatggagttggacacaacttagcaactaaaccaccagagaTGGATTTCTATAATGATACTTATTTGcacatgttttattaaaatactatTGCTATACAGTgttatgtaagttacaggtgtgTACTAGAaggattcacaatttttaaatgttgtactATATTTATAGTCATTATAAAATATGGACTATATTCCTCCTGTTGTACAACAAAATAAATGccctgtagtttattttatacctaatagtttgtgcCTTTTAATCCCTTACCCCTGTCTTGCCtctcctccctctgtctccccaCTGCTAAGCACTAGTTCATACTCTAAtagagtctgcttcttttttgttacagtctctatttgttatattttttagattccatatataaatcatatacatttttatgtgtttgtatacatatcaaaataagaaggaaaaagcaatgtCTTCATCATTAATTCTATAGACTTGCTTTGTGTTAATCAATGTGCTCAACAATTTTTTAAGGGTATGTATAAGcatgcagacttttttttttcccactatacTGAGTGGACTTGTAGGATCTTCCgtcctccaccagggattgaatctgggcctttagcagtgaaagcacagagtcttaaccactggaccatcagggaattctgCCGACAAATGTTAATGCACATGCACCCATCCTGTATGCACCAGTACAGTCTCTTAGCTCTGGACACTAGCTCAGCTTCTAAGGCAGAGCCATACCTCTGATAAGGTCCTCCTGAGAACCTAGAGGGAGGGTGGAAGTGTGGTTTATTTCTCTTGTGTTTCACAGACGTTGCCAACCCAGAGGGAAGACCCGCGGAGCCCTTGACCAAGTTTCCTGAGTTTGGGTCCTGTGGGAGAACTGAGATAGCAGAGAGGAAGGTCAAGAGGATCTTTGGAGGCTTTAAGAGCACGGCGGGCAAGCACCCGTGGCAGGCGTCCCTGCAGACCTCGCTACGACTGACCGTCTCCATGCCCCAGGGCCACTACTGTGGGGGGGCACTGATCCACCCGTGCTGGGTGCTGACTGCCGCCCACTGCACTGAGTAAGCGCCTGCTGGGAGCAGAGGCCAGGGTGGCCAGAATCCGCAGCGGGTGCTGTCCCCTTCCCATCTGATCAGCATCTTGACAACTCTGGCCGGACTAGGGAGTCTGATCTAGCTCCAAGGGCAAAAGCGTGTCTCCTTAAAACCAGACAACAGAAGAAAGCTCCTGTGTGTAGAATGCTTACCACATGCATTACATGTGTTATAACAGtcaagtctcaaaaaaaaaaataaaataaaaaattaaaaattaaaaaaaaaagcaaaacagtcaAGCCTCAAAACTGACGGCTGAATGACCAGCAGGAGAGCTCTGTGAGCCAGACCATGATTACAGATGAGGATGCCACGGGGCGAGAAGTCAAGTCATCtgtcaaaggtcacacagctcacgGGTGTGGCTCCAGCCTCTCAAATTCCAAGACTAGTTCCTGATCATCATACTTTCCCCTTACAGGATAAAAACCAAATATCTAAAAGTGGTGCTTGGAGACCAGGACCTGAAGAAGAcggaattccatgagcagagttTTGGGGTACAGAAGATATTCAAGTACAGCCACTATATTGAAATAGATGACATTCCCTACAATGATATTGGCAAGTCTCTTCTATCATGGCTTTCCTGTTTCTCTTGTCCTGGGATGGATTTCTCTACTGACAGAAAGTTGAGGCTTGGTTCTGGAAGGTGATCTAAGCAGGTCTTTCATAGACCCTGTAAGGTAAAGCATTTCTTCCAGGGCGTTTTAGTTTTGAAAGGTCTGTGTTAGTATTGCAGATAAATGTGCACAAACTTTTAAACTGAGGGCTGGAACATCCGATGCAAAGAACGGTGTGCTGCGCAGAGCTCAGTCTTGAATCCCTACTCCCCCACTTACTAACCGGTTTCACCCTTCTAAGTCTCAGttccctcttctgtgaaatgggacacTGATGTCCAACTGTTCACTTCCTGTGTGCTAAGTGACATGATGTACATGTGTCCCAGGTACATCTGGCACCTGGTAGGCAACGATGTACTTAAGCTTCTTGCTCCTTAGTTCTGTATCTTATTTCTTCCTTCACACACTTCTCACTCTCCCTCTTCAACACTGTGcacacgtgctaagtcgcttcagtcgtgtctgactctgtgcgaccctttggacagcagcctactaggctcttctgtccccaACATCTTTTCCCCCCTTAAAGCCTGTTTTTCTAAAATGGTATTCGAAATGATTTCAAACTCAGTTATTATTTCTTAGTATTACTCTCAGCCTGAAATGTTATGACTCCTCCCCAGGTGAAGGTTAAAAGCATGAAATAATAACTGAAGAATTTGGGCTATCGGGAGTGGGGTTTTCCTATGACCGCCTTCCAATCAAGCTAAAGCTGATGTTTCTTTGACAGAGAGGGTTTCATCACCcatttcccctctctctccctagCCTTGCTCAAGCTAAAGCCAGTGGATGGTCATTGTGCCCTGGAATCCAAATATGTGAAAACTGTCTGTTTGCCCGATGGTCCCTTTCCCTTTGGGACTGAGTGCCACATCTCTGGCTGGGGTGTCACAGAAACAGGTGAGTCTGGCCATGCATTCTTCTGAGACTCAGGTGATTTACATCCACCAAGCAAGAAAGGGTCACATTCAACTGCCCTCCTGGACTAGAAATCAGAGTTATATTCAAAATGACTTATCAAAAGGAAAAGATTGCCCCAGCTTTCTGTGTatgtactcagtcatgtttgactctttgcaaccccatggactgtagcctgccaggcttctctgtctgtgggattttccaggcaagaacactggagtgggttgccatttcctactccaggggatcttcctggccatCTCTCTAGCTCTAGTTAAATTTCATCACCTTCACAGTCTCCTCTGATCTCCATACCTGTCCTTGGCCCTAGCCCCTAGCTCCTTGACTTTGACCAAGCATTGATCTTGTATCCATGGAGAATTTCCTCCTTCCCTAGGTAGATAAAGTACTGACAAgattatgttgttattgttcaggccctaagtcgtgtccaacttttttgtgaccccatggactgcagcatgccaggcttccctgtccttcactatatcccagagtttgttcacgttcatgtccgttgagtaggtgatgctatctaatcatctcatcctctgctgccctcttttccttttgccttccttctttcccagcatcagagtcttttccaacgagttggctattcccatcaggtggccaaagtattggaacttcagcttcggcatcagtccttccaatgtatgtGCCCTGTAATACGGAAATTCAGAAGTAGTATCTTAAGTGTCTCTCAAATTCTCAAAATAGATTTCTCTCCCTTCCAATCTTGTTCTTAATAACGGAAAGCAAGGATCATTTCAAGTAGgcttctctccctgtctcctaGAAACACCCCCACAGCCTGAACTTGGGGCTGGGGCCTCTTCTGACCACTGCTGACTTCTGGTGGGGCAGGTTCCACCCTGGTCTCTGCAGTGGCAACGTCTTTTCTCTGCCCATCAGGAGAAGGGTCCCGCCAGCTCCTGGATGCCAAGGTCAAGCTGATCAGCAACACGATGTGCAACTCCCGCCACCTCTATGACCACTCGATCGACGACAACATGATTTGTGCAGGAAACCTCCAGAAGCCTGGACAAGATTCCTGCCAGGTCAGAGATTCCACGTGGCATTTGGAGAAAGCAGGGCCTTACACAGGGGAACAGAGGGCCCTTAGAGCCCcgggcaggggagaggggcagagacCCACTTGCCATTCAGTCAAGGTGGGCACATCTGTCCTCTGGCAAACCTGAATCCACACCAGACCAGGAGGGCTCAGCATCAATACCATAGCAGTCACTTTGCTCACTGTTGTTGAATTTGATTTTGACCAGTCTGGTGAAGGATGTCACTATCACCATTGTACAGATGCTTAGAGAAATTATCTGGTCCACAGCTGCTGGGTGGAAAGTGCAGAGCAAGAATTTGTTCCTCTGTGTTAAAATGTGAAGAGGGTGTTTCTGCCCTCAGCGCTGGGCAGCTTGTCTGAAAATCCCAATAAGCAGGGGACATTTGCAAAGACCAGtggttagaaagagaaagatgaggagAGGGGCCAGAGAATTCACAATATTGAGTCACCATTAggatttaaatgtgtgtgtgtgaagggggaAGGAAATTTAGCCCTAATACACTAATTGGCTGAGTGGCTCCTCTGTGGCCAGAGCCAATTTAGATCCTGCCTGACACCCACCACGACAGGACTTTGGGGGACAAGATGGGCACATTCAAACCTGAGTTCCTCCCTATAAAGGAACTCAACAATGATCTCCAACCTTGAGCCTGCTTTGGGATGGGAAATCATGGTCACTCTCAGGGTCTGTGGCTTTCCTGTGACCCTCTGCCCTTTCCCAAGGAGCCACAGGTATCTACCTACTTAAAGGAAGGGTGTGGGCAGATGGGAGGGATTTTCCCTGAGTCCCTAGAAGATGGATAAGGAAACAGATTGCAGGATTTAAAAAAGACAGCCAAAGGTTTGAAacctgcttctgtcctttattttgtgaACTTTATCAGTCACTGAATGGCTTAGTCAGCTTGGGCTTCCATATAAGTGACTGCAGATTGGGTGGCtaaacagcagacatttatttctcacagtcctggaggctggaagactGAGATCAGGGTGTCGGCACGGTTCCAGTGAGGACCCTCTCTGACTGCCAACTTCTCATCGTGTCCTCATgtggcagaggagagagagagagagagctctctAGGTCCCTTCTGcatttgtgcttagtcgctctgttgtgtccgactctttgcgaccccaaggactgtagcccaccaggctcttctgtccatgggatttctcaatcaagaatactggagtgggttaccatttccttctccaggggatcttcctgacccaagggtcaaatctgggtttcctgcattgcaagtaaactctgtaccaactgagccacaaggtttcaacaagggcactaatcctgtACATGGTCCCCACCCTCCCaacctaattacctccccaaAGCCCTACCTTCTAATAAAACATTAGGCTTTAACACAGGATTTTGAGCAGGGCAGGGAGGACACAAATGTTCAATCTGCTGCCCTCAAATACTTAGCCAACCTCAGGTgtctaatctataaaatggaactAGGGTATCCATAAAACTGGGAGATTGTGGCTaagagtgaaagaaataattcattaaaTATCCTACCAGGTGTGTAAGCAGGAGCagatatgtgtgcgtgtgtgtgtgtgagctatCGTTCTCATTCCTGCCTCCCCaccatcctcctcctctccactCTAACTGGGGGTTTAATGTGAACCACGCACTGTCCCATAAGCCTTAAAAGCCTTAGTCCTCACAAGAAACCTCGGGTGGGTTCTGTTGCCACCTGTGGTTTACAGTGTGAGAAATGGAGGCCCCAGAGGCCAGCAGATGGACAGCCCCACAGCCCACGCTGAACATCATGGCCATGCTGCCTCTGAGCCCCATCCTTCCTGACCAGTGTGTGCCCTGTGGGCCCTGGAAGGTGCTCTGTCCAAACAGGGCATCCCTCCAGCCCCTGTTAGATCCCAGGATGGAATGAGAAGTCGAGAGCCCCTTAGTAATACCTGCATGATGGAGCCATGGTGGGTTAGGAAGTCAGGGTGTGACCTGGGCCCAGCCCGGTGGCTTCCCTGCCAAGGCCTCTCTGACTTAGGACGCAGGTTGGTATCTGCTTCTCTCCCTTCAGAGCACTGCATCGTATGAGGCACAGGAAGAACCTTGTTGCCACTTTCCCCAGGGTTGGCCAATggtcccacccccaacccctagCATCCCCTCATGGAAGGCAGGACTGTCTCTGAGTGTATACTGAGCCACAAAGTGGACTCCTGCATCTTTTCCCATAGGGCGACTCTGGAGGCCCTCTGACCTGTGAGAAGGATGGCACCTCCTACATCTACGGGATCGTGAGCTGGGGCCTGGAGTGTGGGAAGAAGCCGGGGGTCTACACCCAGGTGACCAAATTCCTAACGTGGATCAAAGCCACCATGGAGAAGGAGGCTAGCTTCTGAGGTATCTTCTGAGGCTCACAGCCCGTCCTGTGAACACCCAGACGAGGCGAGGCCCCGTGGGCAGCAATGGATGCCCCCTGGAGCCTCTGAGTATCCAAGCTCTAAGCAGAGACCACTGCTGCCCAGCCCAGGGCACCCGGGACCAGCATGGCCCCCACTTCCTCAGGCTCcctcctgggaaacccagaaATGACAGAATCAACCTGAAGTGCAAGACGTTTGCTTCCCTTCCAACAACGGTAGCTTCTAGAAAATCAGTGTTCACAGCCTGCCTTCACCGGGGACATTGGCAAGTATGAGCTTCCAGATGGCTCAGCGTCGGTGGGGGTCACCTTTACGTCTTTATTCCTCAGACACTCAAGGTGCACAACAGGGCCAGCCGCCCACTGCTAGGTGTTAGACGAGGACCAAGACACAACTTTCTCCACCCTTTTTCAGGGAGTTGTTATTTTAATAAAGGAGGACTAGGGCAGGGGCGCCATTTTCACAGTTGGCTCCAACTGAAGCCATGTCTCCGGCGTGCAGATTTCCTCTCCAGCTTCTCTCCCAAGAGCCAAGGGTGGATGCCGCCCACTCAGAACGGGAGGGCCTTCCTCCTTTTGACGTGCAGAATCTCGGTGGCATCTGGGTTTACAACCCCCCTCTGATCATCTCCGGTCTCCACAGCCTCCGGCACCCCCTGCAGAAACCAAACACATCTCCCTGAGTGAAGCGGAAGCTCCCACAAGACAAGCTGTCTAAAAAGctcaccttctccttcctttgcccctcctccatcctccccaagaaaaaggaacctcaaggcaagacagagaaagaagcagagcCCATCTCTCATTTAGACGGGGCACCTTTCTTCTGAACAAAGTAGGGTTCAAAACCCAGACTGTGGTAGATAGCGCGGCTCTGACCCCTTCCGCGCCTGTAACGAGCAAGCAGTCGGCACAGCCTGGCCCGCGTGGCCAGGATTGATGTAGCCCCGGCACGCTCGCCTCCAAAGAGCTAATGGCTGTGACTTCAGAGAAAACCCCGCAGGAAGTTTAACCCAGGTGTCATCCGCCTGGTCATCTCAGACCCATGAAATTAGGCGCCTTGCCTGAGCTGCATTGCACGCGTCTTTAGAGCCAGCTAACCTttggccaaaaataaagtttgaaaagaaacaaTTGAGCTCGCCTTTCCCCCTGCCGTGGCCTTGCCTGCCAGCCCGCTACTTACATAAGCCCCTCGGAGACCCAGGCCCCTCGCGTTGGCCAGTTCTGCAGCCCGCCGAGCCATTTCCACTTTGTAGGAGCCAGGAGGTGTCCAGCCAATACCTCTGGTCAGGTTCAAGTCAGATTTGTACTTGACCTTGGGAGAACGAGGGAGGCAAGGGGAATAGGTCAGCAGGGCATAGAGTGGAGAGGCTTAGAAAGGCTGCCCTGGGGACTATGTTGTTAGTGAAACCAGGATGTGGGAGCCAAGCTGTCTTACGCAGGAGCTCCTTGGCACTGAGGATGTACTGTGCTGGGAGTCAGGCCAGCATAGCACTGTCCCCTGCATCTCTCTACTCAAGGGGGCTGCAGTGGGGGTGGAGGCTCAGAGATCTGGTTCAAGGCCGAGCTCCTATCTAGACCCGCTCTGTAACCTTAAGGAAGTCATTTCCCATTCAGGGGCTTCAGTTGCCTCTCAGAGATAAAGGGCCCAGGCTGCTGACTACTAAGATCCCTTGGAAAgagtgtgtatgtgctaagtcacttcagtcgtgtctgactctttgccagactctagcccatcagacttctctgtccatgggatttcccaggcaagaatactagagtgggttgccacgccctcctccagggaagcttcctgacccagggatcgaacccgtgtctctcacatctcctgcaca
This window harbors:
- the HABP2 gene encoding hyaluronan-binding protein 2, which codes for MFARMSDLHVLLLMVLAGKTAFGFSLLSFLTDPDPDWTPDQYEYSQEDYNQQENASTIPDNSDNPDWYYEEDDPCLSNPCTRGGDCLIHGTTFTCRCRDPFSGNRCQNVQNKCKNNPCGRGDCLITQSPPYHRCACKHPYRGSDCSRVVPVCRPNPCQNGGTCSRQRRRSKFTCACPEQFKGKLCEIGPDDCYVGDGYSYRGKVSKTVSQHSCLYWNSHLLLQENYNMFMEDAEAHGIGEHNFCRNPDGDKKPWCFFKVNNAKVKWEYCDVPACSALDVANPEGRPAEPLTKFPEFGSCGRTEIAERKVKRIFGGFKSTAGKHPWQASLQTSLRLTVSMPQGHYCGGALIHPCWVLTAAHCTEIKTKYLKVVLGDQDLKKTEFHEQSFGVQKIFKYSHYIEIDDIPYNDIALLKLKPVDGHCALESKYVKTVCLPDGPFPFGTECHISGWGVTETGEGSRQLLDAKVKLISNTMCNSRHLYDHSIDDNMICAGNLQKPGQDSCQGDSGGPLTCEKDGTSYIYGIVSWGLECGKKPGVYTQVTKFLTWIKATMEKEASF